AAATGATTGCCCGCAGTGCCGAAGCCCTGAAGAACGGCCACATTGTTGCCCGTTTTGAAGGAGGCTCCGAATACGGGCCCCGTGCTCTGGGGCACCGGTCCATTATGGTCGATCCCACGTTCTCGAAAATGAAAGACATTCTCAACGCCCGTGTCAAGCACAGGGAGGCATTCAGGCCATTTGCTCCGGTTATTCCGCTCGAAAACATCTCGGAAGTCTTCGAGCAGAAGGTGGCCTCACCTTTCATGCTGGTAGTTCCCATGATCAAGAAGGAGCTTCAGAAGCAGATTCCTGCGGTAACTCACCAGGATGGCACCGGGCGTGTGCAAACGGTCACGGAGGAAGACAACTCCTATTTCTACCAGCTCTGTCATAAACTGGTCGAGTTGCGAAAGGGGCCGCCGGTACTGCTCAATACCAGCTTCAATGTGGCAGGTCAGCCAATTGTGGAGACACCGAAAGAGGCGATCGAAACCTTTCTCTCGACAGACATCGACTATCTGTCGCTCGAAAACTACTGGATTTCCAAGCGGGATGTTCCGGTATTGTCCTATGAGGCAAACGCAAAGAGAGTGGCAGAAAGCGCGATGCCCAAGGGACTTCCTCCGGAACAGCCCGGTGTGACAGACCTCATGGAAAAGCTCGACCGGGCTTTATTCTTTGGGGATACCACAGAGTGCCCCTGGTCGGATGAGGAACTGCGGAACCTGTCCTCACTTGGTGGCCTGTATAAGGAAACCAGTGTACTGTTCCCGGAGACCCCGTTCTCCGGCCCCTTGCGGACACAACTGTCGGAAAATGTAGTCCTGCTGCTCGATCCCCTCGGCAAATCCAAACTGGTTGATCTGAGTCAACACCGTAAGCCATCATCATACACCTTCGATGAGGTTAAAATCCTGTTAGCGGTGAGCAATGCCTCGCAGGAGGAGTGGGAAACACTGCGCCTCAGGCTTCGTCTTACGACTCTCGAATTTGACCGGCGTGTTCAGTGGGCCATCGATCAATTGGGTGCCTTTGGCATCAAGCCAAAACATGGACACCTGCAGCAGCCTGGTGCGGATTCAAAACTGCCAGGAGAGTGCAATCAAACATTTGCGCCTTTTGAGGATGAAAACTTCTCTGCACGGCAGGCACTTTTGAAACTCAATGAGTGCCTGAGCCGGGCCGGATACACCAAAGAGAACATCTGCTCCCTGCTCGGTATCAACTCGCTTCAGGAGATCGAACCAACGCGCCTTTGCTATTACGACCAGTTCCTTCTGCCCGGAGAATCCCGGCCTGAAGATTCCGAGTCCGATAATTCCGGATCAAAACCGGCAGATCCCGGGCTGGTGCTCCTTGCTGACCTGATCCGGCTTTTCCAGCTTCGTGCAGCGCTGCCGGAGGAAAGACTTTGCGAAATCTTCACCGCTGAGCTGTTCAAAATCCTCGTCTCTCTGGGCATGTTGATCCGGCGGGGAGAAGAGTACGCTTCCCGGGTTGACCTGTTCTGTGCCGAGGGCCTGTATCTGGCCACTGACCACCGCTTCATGATCCTGCCGGAAGATCAGATCGACGAGAGCCCGGTGATGTATCTTGGTCTGGACAGTATGGGGCTGGTCTACACTGCCCCGCAGTGTGATGCGGATCAGCTCCTTGATCTGTGCTGCGGCAGTGGGGTCCAGGGCCTCGTGGCCAGCCGCTATGCCCGTCAGGTTACCTGCGTGGACATTAATCCGCGCAGCATCCGCTTCTCGCGCTTTAACGCCCAACTCAACGGCATCCGGAATGTCCGTTTCTGCAAGGGAAACCTGTACGAGCCGGTCCGGGGAAGGAAGTTCGACACTATTCTGGCCAATCCTCCCTTCGTACCAAGTCCCAAGAGTGAATACCGCTTCCGGGACGGCGGCGGCAGGGGTGAGGACATTTTAAGCCGTATCATCAAAGAGAGTGCCCATCACCTGGCAAAAGACGGTAAACTCTTCATCGTGAGCGATCTGGTCGATGTGGAGAGCTATCAATCCAAGCTCGACCGCTGGTGGCAAGGCGGAGCGGCCCACAAACTGGTTCTTCAGACAGCCAATCGCAATGATATTCTTTTCTCGGTTCCCCACAGCCATGCTCCTTTTGGCCAGAGCTTTGAAGAATATAACGCCGAACTGGCCCAATGGCTCAGGAATTTCCATAAAGAGAAGATGACGGCGGTTAATTTCGGTTATATCCTGATCTGCCGTCTGCCGGAAGGCAAGACTGATTCGTACTACACACGGACTATTCATAATCCGACATCCCCGATCCATCAGCAGGTGAAAAAATATTTCGACCAGAGGAAACTCCTTGAAAATGGCCACAGCAGCAATAAATTTATCCTTCTCTCTCATGACCTTTACTTCAGGGTGGAATCCAACCATAGGGTCGCCTCTGAAACTATCGAGCTGTTTTCACCGCACAATCCATATTTTACCACCTACAAGGTAAGTGATCAGGTCTATCGGATGCTGAGAGATATCGATGCTCTTCAACCCCGGTTGGGTGACTTTTTGACTCCAGCGAACCGTGAGTGGCTGTATGACTTTATTTATAAAGGCATTCTTTACCTGAGCGATGAACGGATAAAAGACAGGGGAAGTCAGCAGCAGAAAGCCGCTGTCGACTCATTCGGCATGTGGATACAGGAGCAGCAAACCAAGACAACGCCAACCTGTCTTTCCGCATATCTTTGCCACCGGTCGTAACCGATTACTTCATTTTCGACGGCTTGCAGGAGGTTATATGGGAAGTAGAAAAGTCAATGCCCACCTGGAATTGGAGGATGGTTCCGTATTTTCCGGATATTCCTTCGGGGCGCAAAAACCGGTGGCTGGAGAGGTTGTCTTTAACACCAGCATGGTTGGTTACCCCGAAAGTCTGACCGATCCATCCTATCACGGCCAGATTCTGGTTCTCACCTATCCTTTGATCGGCAATTACGGCGTACCGGAAAAGAGGATTGTCGATCAACTGGATGCGTGGTTTGAGTCTGACAAGGTGCATATCCGGGGGTTGATCATCTCGGAATATTCCTGTGATTTCAGCCATTGGAGCGCCGGCAAAAGCCTGAGTGACTGGCTGAAGGAGCACGATGTGCCAGGCATCTCCAATATCGATACCCGCATGCTCACCAAACGACTGCGCGAAGAGGGTACCATGCTGGGCAGGATCAGGTATTTCAATGAGGAGCTCAGCTTCGATGACCCTAACAAAGAGAACCTGGTGGAGCAGGTGAGCATAAAAAAGCCCGTTGAATACGGCAATGGCAATGGAAGCAAAATTGTTGTCCTGGTTGATTGCGGGTGCAAGGAAAATATCGTCCGGAGCTTGCTGGCCTTACACCTGCACGTGCGGCGAGTGCCGTGGGATTATGATTTTACTCAGGAGCGGTGTGACGGGGTCCTCATTTCCAATGGTCCCGGGGATCCCAAGATCTGCCGGGAAACCATCAAAAACGTGCGTACGGCCATGGAACGGCAGATGCCGGTTTTTGGCATCTGTCTGGGCAACCAGATCCTCGCTCTGGCCGCAGGGGCTGATACCTATAAGCTCAAATTCGGGCATCGCAGTCAGAACCAGCCATGTATCGAGGTCGGCACCCGGCGATGTTACATCACCTCCCAGAATCATGGCTTTGCCGTCGATGGCCGGACCCTGCCCGAAGGGTGGAAGCCCTGGTTCGTGAATGCCAATGACAACACCAACGAAGGCATTCGCCATGTATCGAAGCCCTTCATGAGCGTGCAGTTCCATCCCGAAGCCGCACCGGGACCGGTGGATACCCATATTTTATTCGAAGACTTTCTGAGGATGCTGTAAATGTGAGGATATTATCCCATGACCATGATGACTAAGCCCCAAAAGATACTGATTCTCGGCAGCTCGGCGCTCAAGATCGGCGAAGCCGGGGAATTCGATTATTCCGGCAGTCAGGCAATCAAGGCATTGAAAGAAGAAGGCATCACCATTATTCTTGTCAATCCCAATATTGCCACCATTCAAACCTCGGAGCATCTTGCCGATCAGGTTTATTTCCTTCCGGTAACCCCGTATTTTGTCGAGCAGGTGATCAAAAAAGAAAAACCGGATGGCATATTGCTGGGTTTTGGCGGACAAACGGCTCTGAACTGCGGTGTAGCCCTGGAGAAAGAAGGGATCCTTCGGCGCTACGGCGTCAATGTGCTGGGTACGCCTGTCGAGGCAATCGTCAATACCGAGGACCGGGAGCTGTTCGTGGCCAAATTGCGCCAGATCGATGTCAAGGTGCCCCGCAGCTTTGCGGTGACGACTATCAACGATGCCGTCCGGATGGCTGAGGAAATCGGCTATCCGGTCATGATCCGGATTGCCTATGCTCTGGGCGGCCTGGGCTCCGGGATCTGCCGGGATGAAGAACAGGTCAGGGACAGGGCACAGAAGGCCTTTTCCTATACCCGGCAGATTCTGATCGAGGAGTATCTTTTAGGGTGGAAAGAAATTGAATACGAGATAGTCCGGGATCAATTCGATAACTGCCTGTCCGTATGCAATATGGAAAATTTCGATCCCATGGGTATCCATACGGGTGAGAGCATCGTCATTGCACCGAGTCAGACCCTGACCAACCGGGAATATCATTCATTGCGCGAAATCGCCATTCGTACGGTCCGGCATCTTGGCATCATCGGTGAATGCAATATCCAGTATGCACTCAATCCCCGCTGTGAGGACTACCGGGTGATCGAAATCAATGCCAGACTCTCCCGCAGCTCGGCCCTGGCCTCGAAAGCGACCGGATATCCTCTGGCTGCGGTGGCGGCCAAGCTTGCCCTCGGATACAGCCTGGTTGACCTGAAAAATTCAGTCACGGCCGTTACCAGGGCGAGCTTTGAACCTGCCCTCGATTATGTGGTGGTCAAGATTCCCCGCTGGGACCTGAAAAAGTTCCGGCTCGTCTCCAATAAGCTTGGCTCCGGGATGAAGTCCGTCGGCGAGGTCATGGCTATTGGCCGCAAGTTCGAGGAGGCGCTCCAGAAGGGCCTGCGCATGCTTGAAATCGGGGCCAGGGGACTGGTTTTGAATAAAGAGATGGAATTCAGCGACCTCGAAGAGGAACTGGCCGAGCCGACCGATTTGCGGATTTTCGCCATTCCCGAAGCCATGAAACGAGGATTCTCCATCGAGAGAATCCATGAATTAAGCCACATAGACAACTGGTTCTTATACAAAATCAAAAATATCGTTGAAATGGAACAAGACCTGAAGAGCGTGGGTGAGCAGCGTATCCCGAAAGATCTGCTGTACAGGGCCAAGCAGTATGGTTTTTCGGATGCTCAGATCGGCTGCGCCGTGAAGCTTGGTGAAGACGAAATCCGAAACCTGCGCAAGAATTATGGATTAACGCCCCATGTCAAGCAGATCGACACCCTGGCGGCAGAGTATCCGGCCCAGACAAATTATCTCTATCTCACCTACAACGGTTCCGAGGACGATGTCAGCTTCACTGAGCGGAATTCAGTCATGGTTCTTGGCAGCGGTGCATACCGGATCGGCAGTTCGGTGGAATTCGACTGGTGCTGCGTCAATTCCGTCAAGACCCTGAAGCAACTGAATTATCATACCATTATGGTCAATTATAACCCTGAGACCGTAAGCACCGATTATGATGAATGCGACCGGCTGTATTTCGATGAATTGACCTTTGAGACCGTGGTCGATATCTATGAAAAACAAAGACCCCTTGGGGTCATTATTTCCATGGGCGGCCAGATCCCCAATAATCTTGCACTCAGGCTTCACCAGGCAGGCGTCCGGGTGCTGGGTACCAGTGCTTTGAGTATCGATGCGGCGGAAGACCGCCACAAGTTCTCGAAGCTTTTGGACGAGCTGAAGATCGATCAGCCGCCGTGGAAGGAGCTGACCTCTCTGGCCGAGGCCAAATCCTTTGCCCGGTCCGTGGGTTATCCCGTCCTGGTCCGGCCTTCCTATGTGTTGAGCGGTGCAGCCATGAGCGTGGCTTCCACTGATCAGGAACTGGAAAAATTCCTCAATAAAGCTTCGTGCATCTCATCCGATCATCCGGTGGTCATTACCAAGTTTATCGAAAATGCAAAGGAAATCGAAATCGACGCCGTTGCCCGGGAAGGGGAGTTGATTGTTTTTGCCATTTCCGAACATGTGGAGAATGCCGGGGTTCATTCCGGAGATGCCACACTCGTGCTTCCACCGCAGCGTACCTTTCTGGAGACCACGAGGCGCATCAAGAAGATCGCCCGGCAGCTCGCCAAGGCCCTGATGATCAACGGCCCCTTCAATATCCAGTTTATCGCCAGGGATAACGAAGTCAAAGTGATCGAGTGCAACCTCCGGGCATCCCGCAGTTTTCCCTTTGTTTCGAAGATTTTCAAGATTAATTTCATCGATCTGGCCACCCGGATTATTATGGGCTGCCAGGTGCCAAAAGTCGATCGATCGGTTTTCGATCTCGAATATGTGGGCGTCAAGGCACCCCAGTTTTCTTTCACCCGGCTCAGCGGTGCCGATCCGACAACGGGAGTGGAAATGGCTTCTACCGGCGAAGTGGCCTGCATCGGTGACGATTTCGAAGAAGCGTTTTTAAAAGCCATGATTTCAGTAGGCTATCAGCCTTTTGTCAAGAGCATCCTGCTCTCGACCGGGCCGATTGAAAGCAAGACAGCCTTTCTTGAAAGTGCCAGAAAACTGCACGAGCTTGGCATCCAGTTCTACGCCACACCAGGGACAACCCGATTTATGCACAACAATGGAATCCCGGTAACAGAGCTGCACTGGCCATTATCCGGGGAAAAACCCAATATCCTGGATTATCTGACCGGCGGAAAGATCGACCTGGTCATCAACATCCCGAAAAACTTCCAGGAAGATGAGTTGACCAATGACTATATCATTCGCCGGAAAGCCGTCGATTTTGCAATTCCGCTTTTTACCAATATCCAGTTGGCGCGCCGGTTCGCGGATGCCGTCTGCAAGAAATCGGTGAAAGACCTGCAAATCAAGAGCTGGAGCGAATATGAATGAGAGGCCGTCCGCTCCAGCTCCCCATCTCCCGTAATGACCAAAAAGATTACAAGAAGTGGTCAGACATTAAGCATGTTGCTTAATGAAACTTCTCTTCAATCCCGCCTTTCCCGATGTGATAATTAATAAAACACAATGAAAATCAAAGCATTAGGTATTTTTTACCGTATTACCGTCTTTCAGGCATGAAAAATGCGCATAAAATTTATGAAAAGCAGGTGAGTGGAGTATGAAATAAAAAAGTCCCGGTATCCGGCAAAACAGAAAGGAGAGGAGATCAAGAGAGTTATTATAAAAACATGAGCCTGCCCCAAATAACAAATTCACTACAGATGATACTTTTGATACCCAAGCCGAATCCATCAGGTCAGGAGTCCTGAGCTCACATCCAAGATTCTCTCAAATCCTCTTGAAAACGTGAGGGCGAGAGGGAAAATCCGTTGCACTATTCATCTGGAGAGCTATACCATGCGTAATCACGTGCTAGCAGGATCAGTTATCTTATTGATGGCCTTAATTCCCAGCCGGTCTTACGCACAACATGACAATGTTACCCTGTCGCCAGAGAGTATTACCCTCTTACAAGAGCACGTTACAGCTTTGGAAGCCGAGATCGGCAAGTTAAAATCACAAATGAAAAAAAATCCTGCCGGAAATCCGAGCCTTGAAAATATCGATCCGGATCTGACTCTGAAACCTTTTTACCATAATAATGGAAGAAATAGAGGCAGCGGGAACGAAGCGGGTTTTGACCTGATTGCTGATTTAGGATTTAAGGTCGGGATCCAGGATGACTTGAGTGTGTGCTTTCAAAGCAGGTTAAAGTCACAAAAGTGCGAATTTTCCAGAAATTATGAATATGAATTCGGCCTGACTAACAGTTATCGGCCAAAAGAAGAGCCGATTTCTCTCAAGCTTGGCTATCTGAGTTATAACCATACCCTGCTTGGCGATTATAAAATCGGTATCGTGCCAACCATATTTGATATAGATAATTTCTACGATTATCGATACTTATGTATAGGACCCATAGATAGTGAGCTGATCCCTTTCAGTGATGTAGGAATTCGATGGGATAAAAATGTAACTGTTAACCCAAATTTATTTATCGGGTTAAATTTATTATTCTCCAATGGAGAGGGCGATGCTGTGACTAACTCCAATAGTGCGTGCGGAGCAGGTGGCAGCGGTACGATATCTTACTTATTCAACAACAGAGAAGATCTTTTCAGCATAGGGGTACTGGCCTATACTGGAAAAAAATATTCTACCCCGGTAAAAGAATTATTTGATGTGATCGAACTGCAGAACAACATGGTTTTTAAAAAGCTGAGACTGTTTCAAGCAGATACGGGTGATCTGGAAATCAAGAACACCTATTCCTGGTATAGAAGAGGATTCAGAGACGAAGACATCGATGCATCCGAGATTGCCGAATACGGCTATAGTGAGGCGAGCGAGAATTATCTGGTAAATATGCTTCAGGCAGGTGGTGCCGGCATCATTGATTATCATGCAATAAACATAGATATGAAATACACACCTCCTGTGATGAAAAGAAAATTTTCAATAGCTGGCAACTACAGCGAATTGCAGGATAATAAGGAAATACAAGCTCCCTTCAAGAGATGGACAGCGGGACTTGAGATCAGGATTCTGGAATCTGAAACCCATACCTTGACCTTCCTGGGTTACTGGGCAAATACCCAGGATGATTTGCCGAAAGATCCCAGCGACAGGGAATATAGCATTATTACGGGATTACAATTGGTAATGCCATGACAATTTGAGCATCCTGATGAGTACCCGACACCCGGCCTCCCTTGCCACAGGGGCTCCTTACCTCAAGGCGAGGGAGCCCCTGTGGCAAGGGAGCCAAGAATGAAACTGTCCGCCCCTGAACCCCATCCAATCCTGTCATTCATTCCCGGGTAGTTAATTACAAGCAGTTGCTGGAATTACGGGCAGTTGCTGGCATGGCTTATGCTTTTTACTATCTGAAAAATGAATATCCTTGTTATCTATCTCTGTTTATATTAGAATTAAATTTATGACCTGGTATTAAAATTATACGATCTCTCGAGCATAGATCATCTTTTGAATATCCATCATGAGGGAATATCAGAATATGGGAACGGATAAAAGAAACATCGTGTTTTGGCTCAGTTGTCTGGTTTTTGTTCTTTTTGCTTTTGGCTGTCAGCATCTTACCCCGCAGGTTTCACAATCCCCG
This bacterium DNA region includes the following protein-coding sequences:
- a CDS encoding carbamoyltransferase C-terminal domain-containing protein — translated: MNNTNTKQYHMGINMGHDRSVAIVKDGELVVAIEQERLDRNKHSVGYMLQSPVTSQIQVPVEACRYCLETCEIKIENLATITPNMPGQDIAPDIIRNTFLKYVADKVLRIPSHHLAHAYSAFWPSGFDEALILVVDATGSTDASQRTESYTLYEGRGTTITPLHAEKVAAHLAGLSTLGFIYEYVTRKAGFVTSVGPALRIAEAGKLMGLAPYGGEQINWHRWIRAEKDSYSLGISAYDIFLEVAALEKRYDRGEGKAYFRPYLVDLAYKVQKELEEVLLHLVDLAMKQTGLRKLCIAGGVGLNSVANYQLLHHLKLDDIFIFPAAGDSGIAAGSALWAYHTIEGGDKRPQMRRATLGRGYTADEVSAAVRKFESSIMAEELTPSEMIARSAEALKNGHIVARFEGGSEYGPRALGHRSIMVDPTFSKMKDILNARVKHREAFRPFAPVIPLENISEVFEQKVASPFMLVVPMIKKELQKQIPAVTHQDGTGRVQTVTEEDNSYFYQLCHKLVELRKGPPVLLNTSFNVAGQPIVETPKEAIETFLSTDIDYLSLENYWISKRDVPVLSYEANAKRVAESAMPKGLPPEQPGVTDLMEKLDRALFFGDTTECPWSDEELRNLSSLGGLYKETSVLFPETPFSGPLRTQLSENVVLLLDPLGKSKLVDLSQHRKPSSYTFDEVKILLAVSNASQEEWETLRLRLRLTTLEFDRRVQWAIDQLGAFGIKPKHGHLQQPGADSKLPGECNQTFAPFEDENFSARQALLKLNECLSRAGYTKENICSLLGINSLQEIEPTRLCYYDQFLLPGESRPEDSESDNSGSKPADPGLVLLADLIRLFQLRAALPEERLCEIFTAELFKILVSLGMLIRRGEEYASRVDLFCAEGLYLATDHRFMILPEDQIDESPVMYLGLDSMGLVYTAPQCDADQLLDLCCGSGVQGLVASRYARQVTCVDINPRSIRFSRFNAQLNGIRNVRFCKGNLYEPVRGRKFDTILANPPFVPSPKSEYRFRDGGGRGEDILSRIIKESAHHLAKDGKLFIVSDLVDVESYQSKLDRWWQGGAAHKLVLQTANRNDILFSVPHSHAPFGQSFEEYNAELAQWLRNFHKEKMTAVNFGYILICRLPEGKTDSYYTRTIHNPTSPIHQQVKKYFDQRKLLENGHSSNKFILLSHDLYFRVESNHRVASETIELFSPHNPYFTTYKVSDQVYRMLRDIDALQPRLGDFLTPANREWLYDFIYKGILYLSDERIKDRGSQQQKAAVDSFGMWIQEQQTKTTPTCLSAYLCHRS
- the carA gene encoding glutamine-hydrolyzing carbamoyl-phosphate synthase small subunit produces the protein MGSRKVNAHLELEDGSVFSGYSFGAQKPVAGEVVFNTSMVGYPESLTDPSYHGQILVLTYPLIGNYGVPEKRIVDQLDAWFESDKVHIRGLIISEYSCDFSHWSAGKSLSDWLKEHDVPGISNIDTRMLTKRLREEGTMLGRIRYFNEELSFDDPNKENLVEQVSIKKPVEYGNGNGSKIVVLVDCGCKENIVRSLLALHLHVRRVPWDYDFTQERCDGVLISNGPGDPKICRETIKNVRTAMERQMPVFGICLGNQILALAAGADTYKLKFGHRSQNQPCIEVGTRRCYITSQNHGFAVDGRTLPEGWKPWFVNANDNTNEGIRHVSKPFMSVQFHPEAAPGPVDTHILFEDFLRML
- the carB gene encoding carbamoyl-phosphate synthase (glutamine-hydrolyzing) large subunit, with product MMTKPQKILILGSSALKIGEAGEFDYSGSQAIKALKEEGITIILVNPNIATIQTSEHLADQVYFLPVTPYFVEQVIKKEKPDGILLGFGGQTALNCGVALEKEGILRRYGVNVLGTPVEAIVNTEDRELFVAKLRQIDVKVPRSFAVTTINDAVRMAEEIGYPVMIRIAYALGGLGSGICRDEEQVRDRAQKAFSYTRQILIEEYLLGWKEIEYEIVRDQFDNCLSVCNMENFDPMGIHTGESIVIAPSQTLTNREYHSLREIAIRTVRHLGIIGECNIQYALNPRCEDYRVIEINARLSRSSALASKATGYPLAAVAAKLALGYSLVDLKNSVTAVTRASFEPALDYVVVKIPRWDLKKFRLVSNKLGSGMKSVGEVMAIGRKFEEALQKGLRMLEIGARGLVLNKEMEFSDLEEELAEPTDLRIFAIPEAMKRGFSIERIHELSHIDNWFLYKIKNIVEMEQDLKSVGEQRIPKDLLYRAKQYGFSDAQIGCAVKLGEDEIRNLRKNYGLTPHVKQIDTLAAEYPAQTNYLYLTYNGSEDDVSFTERNSVMVLGSGAYRIGSSVEFDWCCVNSVKTLKQLNYHTIMVNYNPETVSTDYDECDRLYFDELTFETVVDIYEKQRPLGVIISMGGQIPNNLALRLHQAGVRVLGTSALSIDAAEDRHKFSKLLDELKIDQPPWKELTSLAEAKSFARSVGYPVLVRPSYVLSGAAMSVASTDQELEKFLNKASCISSDHPVVITKFIENAKEIEIDAVAREGELIVFAISEHVENAGVHSGDATLVLPPQRTFLETTRRIKKIARQLAKALMINGPFNIQFIARDNEVKVIECNLRASRSFPFVSKIFKINFIDLATRIIMGCQVPKVDRSVFDLEYVGVKAPQFSFTRLSGADPTTGVEMASTGEVACIGDDFEEAFLKAMISVGYQPFVKSILLSTGPIESKTAFLESARKLHELGIQFYATPGTTRFMHNNGIPVTELHWPLSGEKPNILDYLTGGKIDLVINIPKNFQEDELTNDYIIRRKAVDFAIPLFTNIQLARRFADAVCKKSVKDLQIKSWSEYE